A portion of the Halodesulfovibrio aestuarii DSM 17919 = ATCC 29578 genome contains these proteins:
- a CDS encoding ABC transporter permease codes for MIEILQRIATLIVKEFLLILIDPKSRFVIIVPPLIQFFVFSYSATFDLQNVEYAVLDESNTVLSRSLLSRFSGSPHFSLVGMLDTTAQVPELINNRAVRLVLHIPTDFADRVRNHEPAVLQVIADGRNSNVASVALGYVQEITEQYGESLQARFVSTSPRISLIQRSWFNRNMETRWYIVSSLGGIISMVIVMLLSALSVAREREFGTFDQLLVSPFQPAEILIGKAVPCVFFGLMDATILSLAAAYWFDVPFRGSIVALVIVLLAFLIAVVGVGLFISSISVTMQQGLLGAFVFIMPSVLLGGFTTPISNMPQWLQNGTLVNPLRYVVQALRDIFLMGAELSTIWHYIWPLLIISAVTMPAAAVMFRHRTQ; via the coding sequence ATGATCGAAATACTCCAGCGGATTGCTACACTTATCGTGAAAGAGTTCTTACTGATTCTGATTGATCCCAAAAGTCGTTTTGTAATCATCGTACCGCCGTTAATACAGTTTTTTGTCTTCAGCTATTCTGCAACGTTTGATCTGCAAAATGTGGAGTATGCTGTGTTGGATGAGTCGAATACTGTGCTCTCTCGTTCATTATTGAGTAGATTCAGCGGGTCGCCACATTTTTCACTGGTGGGTATGCTGGACACAACAGCACAGGTCCCAGAATTGATTAATAATAGAGCAGTGCGGCTCGTGCTTCATATTCCCACTGATTTTGCAGACAGGGTTCGTAATCATGAACCGGCAGTCCTACAGGTCATAGCTGACGGACGCAATTCCAACGTTGCGTCTGTTGCCCTTGGCTATGTGCAAGAGATAACAGAACAGTATGGCGAGTCTCTACAGGCCAGGTTTGTCTCCACCAGCCCCCGTATTTCGCTTATTCAGCGTTCATGGTTCAATAGAAATATGGAAACGCGTTGGTATATTGTTTCGTCTTTGGGTGGGATAATAAGCATGGTTATTGTTATGCTTTTGTCTGCGCTTTCTGTGGCACGGGAGCGAGAGTTTGGCACATTTGATCAACTTCTCGTCTCACCGTTTCAACCAGCAGAAATCTTAATTGGTAAAGCCGTGCCATGTGTATTTTTTGGACTGATGGACGCAACAATACTGTCTCTCGCAGCAGCCTACTGGTTTGATGTGCCGTTCAGGGGTTCAATTGTTGCGCTTGTCATCGTACTTTTAGCATTTTTGATAGCAGTTGTTGGAGTGGGGCTGTTTATTTCATCCATATCCGTGACAATGCAGCAAGGTTTACTCGGTGCGTTTGTCTTTATTATGCCATCAGTATTACTTGGCGGGTTTACTACACCTATAAGTAACATGCCGCAGTGGTTGCAAAATGGTACGCTTGTTAATCCTCTCAGATACGTAGTGCAGGCTTTGCGAGATATCTTTCTCATGGGAGCGGAGCTATCCACAATATGGCATTATATATGGCCGTTGCTTATAATCTCTGCCGTAACTATGCCCGCCGCCGCTGTTATGTTTCGGCACAGAACGCAGTAG